The following proteins come from a genomic window of Salvia hispanica cultivar TCC Black 2014 chromosome 4, UniMelb_Shisp_WGS_1.0, whole genome shotgun sequence:
- the LOC125218399 gene encoding protein JASON-like: MGCFLGCFGGEETQKRRRPRAHRASPQRHRNRIQNVQQENKITPEQSVAETNPANLLLEVLELGNKPEAVEQGSLSPSTSPKKSPSPSPRKRVTFNSNVTTYEHVRVHDSVESLPDCAANEEDMKSPSRSQSLPKDDDSVASSVASYPPNHRYHNARESDDEAEEYGDSDLEELDDEDEDDDEYDYYSDEDTDSRIPGHRVWSESVETASMESRTGSSSPPATRQEVESLTVKTQPPEEEAKEFGSKTNARDRSDYINSVLNPVENITQWKAAKSKGTALVKPQKENLVNFEAPRMSFSSEPIFRQAASSLKAKSHQSKNANQEIAVDASLSNWLGTPEVAPSKKTSFSGFETITKSPQTTTSEGCTSPMSFEDRPILGALTVEELRQISATPSPRKSPSRSPDEMPIIGSVGSYWNNSGSAKNSGEAASFKGIPNTTSKYREDKKVNWHSAAPFETRLDRALTNRGAA, translated from the exons ATGGGCTGTTTTCTCGGATGCTTCGGTGGTGAAGAGACTCAGAAACGCCGCAGACCTAGGGCTCATCGTGCCAGCCCTCAGCGCCAT AGAAACAGAATCCAAAATGTTCAGCAGGAGAACAAAATCACTCCAGAGCAGTCTGTAGCAGAAACTAACCCTGCTAACTTGCTTTTGGAGGTTTTGGAGCTGGG AAATAAACCTGAGGCGGTGGAGCAAGGGAGCCTGAGCCCAAGCACAAGCCCGAAGAAGAGTCCAAGCCCGAGTCCTAGAAAAAGAGTTACGTTTAACTCAAATGTCACGACATACGAGCATGTTCGAGTCCATGACAGTGTCGAGTCGTTGCCAGATTGTGCTGCGAATGAGGAAGATATGAAGTCACCAAGTCGTTCGCAGTCATTACCTAAAGATGATGATTCTGTTGCATCCAGTGTTGCGTCGTATCCTCCAAATCATAGGTATCATAATGCTAGAGAAAGCGACGATGAAGCTGAAGAGTATGGGGATAGCGATTTGGAGGAGTTggatgatgaggatgaggacGACGATGAATATGATTACTACTCTGATGAAGATACTGATTCTAGAATTCCTGGCCATCGAGTGTGGTCTGAATCAGTTGAAACTGCATCGATGGAGTCGAGGACAGGAAGCTCTTCACCTCCTGCCACGAGGCAGGAAGTAGAGAGTTTGACGGTGAAAACTCAGCCGCCTGAGGAGGAGGCCAAAGAATTCGGATCAAAAACCAATGCACGAGATAGAAGTGATTATATCAATTCAGTGCTCAACCCTGTTGAGAACATTACTCAATGGAAGGCTGCAAAATCAAAAGGGACAGCTCTAGTGAAGCCACAAAAGGAGAACTTAGTGAACTTTGAGGCTCCCCGTATGTCGTTTAGCTCAGAGCCTATATTCAGGCAGGCAGCCTCTAGTTTGAAGGCAAAGTCTCATCAGTCGAAAAATGCAAATCAAGAAATAGCTGTTGATGCAAGTCTTTCAAATTGGTTAGGTACTCCTGAAGTTGCACCCTCCAAGAAGACTAGCTTCAGTGGCTTTGAAACAATTACTAAATCCCCACAGACGACCACATCAGAAGGTTGCACTTCTCCAATGAGCTTCGAAGATAGGCCAATTTTAGGCGCGCTGACAGTTGAGGAGCTGAGGCAAATCTCAGCAACTCCCTCCCCGAGGAAGTCTCCTAGTCGAAGCCCTGACGAGATGCCCATTATAGGGAGTGTTGGTTCCTATTGGAATAACTCGGGTTCAGCAAAGAATTCTGGTGAAGCTGCATCTTTTAAAGGCATACCAAACACAACCAGCAAGTACAGAGAG GACAAGAAAGTGAATTGGCACTCTGCTGCTCCTTTTGAGACGAGATTGGATAGAGCTCTCACCAACAGAGGTGCTGCATGA
- the LOC125222732 gene encoding protein NPGR2-like, with protein sequence MRDEKQIGEQRSKRARTRLGKIMQCLCTGEQLHAIEMVAKDSSASVHSSQPGEAERKPDTGNIEEAETSLRESGSLNYEEARALLGRYEYQKGNIEAALHVFEGIDIAAITPKIKITLSVKGDTRRRRSQNYAAPPMSIHAISLLFEAVFLKAKSLQALGRYKEAAQSCSVILDIVESSLPTALPENFGADCKLQETLNKAVELLPELWKLVDSPRDAVLSYRRALLNHWNLDAQTTAKIQKEFAVFLLYSGIEAIAPNLRHQMENAFIPKNNIEEAILLLMILLRKVSLKRIEWDPSILDHLSYALSMSGGLEALANQIEELLPGVIDRKERYHILALCYHGKGDDTGALNLWKKVLKTQVDSTYLSVLLFISKICGGNPKSAGEGINFSQIAIDNLHRGCDQLMGVAECMLGISLSTYSRSVATDTERFQKQSKALESLEIAGRVTKLKDPFIIYHLSLEYAEQRKLDAALHHAKNLLKLESGSNIRGWILLARILSAQKSFSNAETIINAALEQTGIWDQGELLRSKAKLQLAQGLVKEAIETSSQLLAVLQVQLKSVGLGKKLKVCIASSLFGIHVTNLMVLDAELCLSKSEGITAFSASRWHTAGMLHEAKGDKKEALKAYSLALEVDTTHVPSLVSKAKILIGSSCTSPAVIRSFLTEALRLDHTNASAWHHLGLLHRDVGGSLSAVEAAECFQAAAALQETEPVEPFR encoded by the exons ATGAGGGATGAGAAGCAGATTGGAGAACAACGGAGCAAAAGAGCTCGTACTAGACTGGGAAAGATAATGCAGTGTCTTTGCACAGGGGAGCAACTACATGCAATTGAAATGGTAGCCAAGGATAGTTCGGCTAGTGTTCATTCATCGCAACCTGGAGAAGCCGAAAGGAAGCCTGACACAGGCAACATCGAAGAAGCTGAGACATCACTGCGAGAAAGCGGTTCTTTAAACTATGAG GAAGCCAGAGCATTGTTAGGGAGGTATGAATATCAAAAAGGAAACATTGAAGCAGCTTTACATGTGTTTGAAGGGATCGATATAGCTGCTATAACTCCAAAGATAAAAATCACGCTGTCAGTAAAGGGAGACACTCGTAGGAGACGATCACAGAATTATGCAGCCCCTCCAATGTCAATACATGCAATTAGTTTGCTTTTTGAAGCGGTCTTTCTGAAGGCAAAATCATTACAAGCACTTGGGAGGTACAAAG AAGCTGCTCAATCATGCTCAGTTATTCTGGACATTGTTGAATCATCATTACCAACTGCCTTGCCTGAAAACTTTGGTGCTGACTGTAAATTGCAGGAGACTCTAAATAAGGCCGTCGAGTTGCTTCCTGAATTGTGGAAACTTGTTGATTCTCCCCGAGATGCAGTCTTGTCATACCGTCGGGCCCTTCTTAATCACTGGAACCTAGATGCACAAACTACAGCTAAGATCCAAAAAGAGTTTGCCGTTTTCCTTTTGTACAGTGGAATTGAAGCCATTGCCCCAAACTTGAGGCATCAAATGGAGAATGCATTTATACCAAAAAACAATATTGAAGAAGCCATTCTTCTTTTGATGATTCTTTTGAGAAAAGTTTCACTGAAGAGGATTGAGTGGGATCCTTCAATTTTAGATCATCTTTCATATGCATTATCTATGTCTGGTGGACTAGAGGCTTTAGCTAATCAAATCGAAGAACTCCTTCCTGGAGTTATAGACCGAAAGGAACGGTATCATATTTTAGCTCTCTGTTATCATGGAAAAGGTGATGACACGGGGGCCTTGAATTTATGGAAGAAAGTGTTGAAAACTCAAGTGGATTCGACCTATTTGTCAGTTTTGTTGTTCATTTCAAAGATATGTGGGGGGAATCCTAAGTCTGCTGGTGAAGGGATTAATTTTTCTCAGATTGCAATTGACAACTTACATAGAGGATGCGATCAGTTGATGGGTGTTGCCGAATGCATGTTGGGCATCTCACTGTCAACATATTCTCGGTCTGTTGCAACTGACACTGAGAGATTTCAAAAGCAGTCCAAGGCACTTGAATCCCTGGAAATAGCTGGAAGAGTTACAAAATTGAAGGACCCTTTCATCATTTACCATTTATCCCTAGAATATGCTGAGCAGAGAAAACTGGATGCAGCACTACATCATGCAAAAAACTTGCTTAAATTGGAAAGTGGGTCTAATATTAGAGGATGGATCTTGTTGGCTCGAATACTATCTGCTCAAAAATCTTTTTCCAATGCTGAAACTATCATTAATGCGGCTTTAGAGCAGACTGGAATATGGGATCAGGGAGAACTGTTGAGAAGTAAAGCTAAGCTCCAGCTTGCTCAGGGTCTAGTGAAGGAGGCAATTGAAACTTCTTCTCAGTTGCTTGCTGTCCTTCAGGTTCAACTTAAAAGTGTTGGGTTAGGGAAGAAGCTTAAGGTATGTATTGCTAGTTCCTTGTTCGGCATACATGTGACAAATTTAATGGTTCTTGATGCTGAGCTGTGTCTTTCAAAATCTGAAGGCATTACTGCCTTTTCTGCCTCTAGATGGCACACCGCTG GTATGCTTCACGAAGCAAAGGGGGACAAGAAAGAAGCTCTGAAGGCATACTCGCTCGCCCTGGAAGTCGACACAACACATGTCCCAAGTCTAGTCTCCAAGGCTAAGATTCTGATTGGCAGCAGTTGCACGTCCCCGGCTGTCATAAGAAGCTTCCTGACAGAAGCTCTACGACTCGATCATACAAACGCATCGGCTTGGCATCATCTGGGCCTCCTTCACAGGGATGTAGGAGGTAGTTTATCAGCTGTGGAAGCTGCTGAATGTTTCCAAGCTGCTGCTGCTCTCCAGGAGACCGAACCCGTTGAGCCATTCAGATGA